One window of the Granulicella arctica genome contains the following:
- a CDS encoding UDP-glucose--hexose-1-phosphate uridylyltransferase produces the protein MNSPALQNPLAQQNPHRRYNPLKQEWVLVSPNRTQRPWQGQTEDAAAPAGLQYDPTCYLCPGNMRAGGARTDVYTSTYVFENDYAALKLDAPQFHDDANGKGLLIAEGESGVCRVICFSPRHDLTLAKMSVAEIRAVVDVWATQYAELGARDDIHYVQVFENRGAMMGASNPHPHGQIWASRSIPNEIAAELAGQKAYLAQHGTNLLVAYAEMELAAGERIVAQNDSFLAVVPFWAVWPFEVMVLPKRHLVDVASFTDAERTDFAAILRDVTSTYDQVFQTSFPYSMGLHPQPFDGQDHPEWQFHAHFYPPLLRSASIRKFMVGYELLGSPQRDITPESAAETLRQAATRR, from the coding sequence ATGAATTCACCCGCACTTCAGAATCCATTAGCCCAGCAGAATCCCCATCGCCGCTACAACCCGCTCAAGCAGGAGTGGGTCCTCGTCTCCCCGAATCGTACGCAGCGCCCGTGGCAGGGACAGACCGAAGATGCAGCCGCACCCGCCGGTCTGCAGTACGATCCGACCTGCTATCTCTGTCCCGGCAACATGCGGGCGGGTGGCGCGCGCACGGACGTGTACACCAGCACCTACGTCTTCGAGAACGATTACGCCGCGCTTAAGCTCGACGCGCCGCAGTTCCATGACGATGCCAACGGCAAAGGACTCCTGATCGCCGAGGGTGAGAGCGGCGTCTGCCGGGTCATCTGCTTCTCGCCGCGCCACGACCTTACGCTGGCGAAGATGTCCGTGGCGGAGATCCGCGCCGTCGTCGATGTATGGGCGACGCAGTACGCAGAACTCGGTGCACGCGACGACATCCACTACGTCCAGGTCTTCGAGAATCGTGGCGCGATGATGGGCGCAAGCAACCCGCATCCGCACGGCCAGATCTGGGCCAGCCGTTCGATCCCCAACGAGATCGCCGCCGAACTCGCCGGGCAGAAGGCCTACCTCGCGCAACACGGAACCAACCTCCTCGTGGCCTATGCCGAGATGGAACTTGCCGCGGGCGAGCGCATCGTTGCGCAGAATGACAGCTTCCTTGCCGTGGTCCCGTTCTGGGCTGTCTGGCCGTTTGAGGTGATGGTTTTACCGAAGCGACACCTCGTGGACGTTGCCTCTTTCACGGACGCGGAGCGCACCGACTTCGCCGCAATCCTGCGCGACGTCACCTCCACCTACGACCAGGTCTTCCAGACCTCGTTCCCTTATTCGATGGGCCTTCATCCACAGCCGTTCGACGGGCAGGATCATCCGGAGTGGCAGTTCCACGCGCATTTCTACCCACCGCTCCTCCGATCTGCCAGCATTCGAAAGTTCATGGTCGGCTACGAACTGCTCGGTTCGCCTCAGCGGGATATTACGCCCGAAAGCGCGGCGGAGACCCTGCGGCAGGCTGCAACCCGGCGATAG
- a CDS encoding prolyl oligopeptidase family serine peptidase: protein MCMPCLSVRSLLIFSILASPLASGFAQSMVEQPDKYQWLEDVSGEKSTAWVKAENDRSAKVLEADPRYAGLEATALKVLESPDRLAMPAFREGMIYNTWQDAQHVRGILRRTTLEDYKAAQPHWQTVIDYDALAKIDNEKWVQRGLNCLYPGAGLCMAGLSAGGEDADTLREFDLKAGATGGFVQGGFVLPKSKQSVTWVDKDTLLVARDWGAGSMTKSGYPFVVKLWRRGQPIDQAKEVYRGTEADVSAGAESLHDAQGDSLILMRRGINFFENEISLWTPDGVKRLGLPGKVEINDVLSGRLIVTLNENWKPEGGSTTFAQGSVLSMELAAVKKDPLHLKPVVIFQPTAQEFAQEVTTTKGRLILTTLEHVQGRAYVYSVDGAGWTRTKLAVPDNVSVDIGTADTSDDKFFLRLSGFLTPSSLVLGDGANASLTQIKTLPPQFDASNVTVEQFEATSKDGTKVPYFLVHKKDLKLDGSNPTLMGAYGGFQVSETPQYSGIIGNLWLARGGVYVLANIRGGGEFGPAWHEAGLKTHRQRIYDDFASVAQDLVTRKITTPRRMGIVGGSNGGLLMGVEFTQHPEMWNAVVIQVPLLDMLRFEQIAAGASWVGEYGTVTIPEERKFLASISPYNQLQPNVNYPEPLIFTTTKDDRVGPVHARKFAARLEEFHKPFFYDEIVEGGHGAGANLKEQAATWATQYTYLTRKLMD, encoded by the coding sequence ATGTGTATGCCTTGCCTTTCCGTTCGAAGCCTCCTGATCTTTTCCATCCTCGCCTCGCCACTTGCCTCAGGCTTTGCTCAGTCGATGGTCGAGCAGCCTGACAAATACCAGTGGCTCGAAGACGTCTCCGGCGAAAAGTCGACGGCCTGGGTGAAGGCTGAGAACGACCGCTCGGCAAAGGTTCTGGAGGCGGACCCACGCTATGCCGGGCTGGAAGCGACCGCGCTCAAGGTGCTCGAATCGCCCGATCGCCTTGCCATGCCCGCGTTCCGTGAGGGCATGATCTACAACACCTGGCAGGATGCGCAGCATGTACGCGGTATTCTGCGGCGGACGACGCTTGAAGACTACAAGGCTGCGCAGCCGCACTGGCAGACGGTGATTGACTACGATGCTCTCGCCAAGATCGACAATGAAAAGTGGGTGCAGCGCGGCTTGAACTGCCTCTATCCCGGCGCAGGGCTTTGCATGGCAGGGCTTTCAGCCGGTGGTGAGGACGCGGACACATTGCGTGAGTTCGATCTCAAAGCCGGAGCGACCGGCGGCTTTGTGCAGGGTGGTTTTGTGCTGCCGAAGTCCAAGCAGAGTGTCACGTGGGTCGACAAGGACACGCTGCTGGTAGCGCGCGACTGGGGTGCAGGCTCGATGACGAAGTCGGGCTATCCCTTCGTCGTCAAGCTCTGGAGGCGTGGTCAGCCGATCGACCAGGCGAAAGAGGTCTATCGCGGTACCGAGGCCGACGTGAGCGCCGGGGCCGAGTCGCTCCATGACGCGCAGGGCGATTCGCTGATCCTGATGCGGCGCGGCATCAACTTCTTCGAGAACGAGATCTCACTGTGGACGCCCGACGGTGTGAAGCGGCTTGGCCTGCCGGGTAAGGTCGAGATCAACGACGTGCTGAGTGGACGGCTGATCGTCACGCTGAACGAGAATTGGAAGCCGGAGGGCGGAAGCACCACCTTCGCGCAGGGCTCTGTGTTGTCGATGGAGTTGGCTGCGGTGAAGAAGGACCCGCTCCACCTGAAGCCTGTCGTGATCTTCCAACCAACAGCGCAGGAGTTCGCGCAGGAGGTGACGACGACGAAGGGTCGGCTCATCCTGACGACGCTTGAGCATGTGCAGGGGCGAGCATACGTCTACTCCGTCGATGGTGCGGGATGGACGCGGACGAAGCTGGCGGTTCCCGATAATGTGAGTGTCGATATCGGAACGGCAGACACTTCGGATGACAAGTTCTTCCTGCGGCTGTCGGGATTCCTTACGCCTTCGTCGCTGGTGCTTGGCGACGGCGCGAACGCTTCGCTAACGCAGATCAAGACGCTGCCGCCGCAGTTCGATGCGTCGAACGTGACCGTCGAGCAGTTCGAGGCGACCTCAAAGGATGGGACGAAGGTGCCCTACTTCCTCGTCCACAAGAAGGATCTCAAGCTCGACGGATCGAACCCGACGCTGATGGGTGCGTATGGCGGATTCCAGGTTTCGGAGACGCCGCAGTACTCCGGCATCATTGGCAACCTATGGCTGGCTCGCGGTGGCGTGTATGTGCTGGCGAACATTCGTGGCGGCGGCGAGTTTGGCCCGGCCTGGCACGAGGCTGGATTGAAGACGCATCGCCAACGCATCTACGACGACTTCGCGTCGGTCGCGCAGGATCTGGTGACGCGCAAGATCACGACGCCGCGCCGCATGGGCATCGTCGGCGGCTCGAACGGTGGGCTGCTGATGGGCGTCGAGTTTACGCAGCACCCCGAGATGTGGAATGCCGTTGTGATCCAGGTGCCGCTGCTCGATATGCTCCGCTTCGAGCAGATTGCTGCGGGAGCCTCGTGGGTCGGCGAGTATGGGACGGTGACCATCCCCGAAGAGCGAAAGTTCCTCGCGTCGATCTCGCCGTATAACCAGCTACAGCCCAACGTGAACTACCCTGAACCGCTCATCTTTACGACGACCAAGGACGATCGCGTCGGCCCCGTCCACGCGCGGAAGTTTGCGGCGCGGCTGGAGGAGTTCCACAAGCCATTCTTCTATGACGAGATCGTGGAAGGCGGACATGGTGCCGGTGCGAACCTGAAGGAGCAGGCAGCGACGTGGGCTACGCAGTACACGTATCTGACGCGGAAGCTGATGGACTGA
- a CDS encoding Gfo/Idh/MocA family protein, whose translation MATAQTRRSFLKIASATLATGALPGQGNPARQKPNAQDAVQLPPLHNVPTEGPEKSPSPTEPYSQRVGYAIVGLGDLALKEILPAFGASKYSKAVALVSGDKVKATRIAAQYGIKEASIYSYESYDELAKNPEVQVIYIVLPNSMHADFVVRGAKAGKHILCEKPMSTNVRDCERMISACNQANVKLMIAYRQQYEPMNRAIVKMVKEGKLGALKSFVATNAQNQGDPGQWRQKLALAGGGCLPDVGVYCLNAARFISGEEPTEVWGTTYQPKDDPRFTEVEETCSFTLKFPSGLIASCSTGYGAHRSQFLRMEGEKAWAELNPAFGYSGLKLRTAKLEDAQNVTIEPMIESVDQFAQEMDHMSVCVQQNLQPHTPGEEGLQDQRITDAIYKSAKTGNSVKLSPPAKPTRGPDPMES comes from the coding sequence ATGGCCACCGCTCAAACTCGCCGCAGCTTCCTGAAGATTGCCTCCGCCACCCTCGCCACCGGCGCGCTCCCTGGTCAGGGAAACCCAGCCCGGCAGAAGCCCAACGCGCAGGATGCGGTCCAGCTTCCGCCGCTCCACAACGTCCCGACCGAAGGCCCCGAGAAGTCACCCAGCCCTACGGAGCCGTACTCGCAGCGTGTCGGCTACGCCATCGTCGGCCTCGGCGATCTCGCCCTCAAGGAGATCCTGCCAGCCTTTGGCGCCAGCAAGTATTCCAAAGCAGTCGCCCTCGTCAGCGGCGACAAGGTCAAAGCTACCAGGATCGCCGCGCAGTACGGCATCAAGGAGGCTTCCATCTACAGCTACGAAAGCTACGATGAACTCGCGAAGAATCCCGAGGTCCAGGTCATCTACATCGTGCTGCCGAACAGCATGCACGCCGACTTTGTGGTGCGCGGCGCGAAGGCAGGCAAACACATCCTCTGCGAGAAGCCGATGTCGACCAATGTACGCGACTGCGAGCGCATGATCTCTGCCTGTAACCAGGCGAACGTCAAGCTGATGATCGCCTACCGGCAGCAGTACGAGCCGATGAACCGCGCCATTGTGAAGATGGTGAAGGAGGGTAAGCTCGGCGCGCTGAAGAGCTTCGTAGCCACCAACGCCCAGAACCAGGGTGACCCCGGCCAGTGGCGTCAGAAGCTCGCGCTCGCTGGCGGCGGCTGCCTCCCCGACGTTGGCGTCTACTGCCTCAACGCCGCACGCTTCATCTCAGGCGAAGAGCCGACCGAGGTCTGGGGCACCACCTATCAGCCAAAGGACGATCCCCGCTTCACCGAGGTCGAAGAGACCTGCTCCTTCACCCTCAAGTTTCCAAGCGGCCTCATCGCCTCATGCAGTACCGGCTACGGCGCGCACCGCTCTCAGTTCCTGCGCATGGAAGGCGAAAAGGCATGGGCCGAACTGAACCCGGCCTTTGGCTACAGCGGCCTGAAGCTCCGTACCGCAAAGCTCGAAGACGCGCAGAACGTCACCATCGAGCCCATGATCGAATCCGTCGACCAGTTCGCGCAGGAGATGGATCACATGAGCGTCTGCGTCCAGCAAAACCTTCAGCCCCACACCCCCGGCGAAGAAGGTCTGCAGGACCAGCGCATCACCGACGCCATCTACAAGTCAGCCAAAACCGGCAACTCCGTCAAGCTGTCTCCACCTGCAAAACCGACGCGAGGCCCCGATCCGATGGAGTCCTAA
- a CDS encoding ArsR/SmtB family transcription factor, with amino-acid sequence MVVDRLGTTFAALSDPTRRAMIERLSRGPASVHGLTESFVLSQQMISKHIACLVRARIVMKAKRGRESVCTLRPEAIKTVSDWAISYRQFWEESFDKLDVVVNQMKKMEESDAKKHG; translated from the coding sequence ATGGTTGTGGATAGGTTAGGTACAACATTTGCGGCTTTGTCTGATCCGACTCGTCGCGCGATGATCGAGCGACTCTCACGCGGGCCTGCCTCTGTGCATGGACTGACGGAATCGTTCGTACTCTCACAGCAGATGATTTCGAAACATATTGCCTGCCTGGTGAGGGCTCGGATCGTGATGAAGGCGAAACGTGGACGCGAGAGTGTGTGCACGCTCAGGCCAGAGGCGATCAAGACAGTCAGCGACTGGGCGATCAGCTATCGCCAATTCTGGGAAGAGAGTTTCGACAAGCTGGATGTGGTTGTGAATCAAATGAAAAAAATGGAGGAAAGTGATGCTAAAAAACACGGGTAA
- a CDS encoding SRPBCC family protein, with amino-acid sequence MVITRVFDAPRELVWKAWTDPKYVMQWWGPKGFTAPYCEMDFRVGGKFLCCMRSPDGQEFWNGGEYHEIVLHEKIVSSMYFSDSKGNKVEPEHYGIEHEAIEGAHDVTLFEDLGNGQTKLTFIGNEPMESAKNSGQFEGWNQILDKVAGVLAELAQAK; translated from the coding sequence ATGGTTATAACGAGAGTTTTTGATGCTCCACGCGAACTGGTTTGGAAGGCGTGGACCGACCCGAAGTACGTGATGCAGTGGTGGGGGCCGAAGGGTTTTACGGCGCCTTATTGCGAGATGGATTTTCGCGTAGGAGGAAAGTTTCTCTGTTGCATGCGATCGCCGGATGGGCAGGAGTTCTGGAATGGCGGTGAGTATCACGAGATTGTTCTGCACGAAAAGATCGTTTCCTCCATGTACTTTTCGGACTCGAAGGGAAACAAGGTTGAGCCCGAACACTATGGGATAGAGCATGAGGCCATCGAGGGCGCGCACGATGTGACTCTTTTTGAGGATCTGGGAAACGGCCAGACGAAGCTCACCTTCATCGGCAATGAACCTATGGAAAGCGCGAAAAACAGCGGTCAATTCGAGGGCTGGAACCAGATACTCGATAAGGTTGCCGGGGTTCTTGCGGAGCTGGCGCAGGCGAAGTAA
- a CDS encoding L-rhamnose/proton symporter RhaT, with amino-acid sequence MGTNPFIGVIFHWIGGFASATNFIPFRGIKRWSWEIYWLIQGFAAWIIAPIVLASIFVPHLFTILHAAPHNALVYAFVWGILWGMGGLTFGLAIRYLGIALGYAIALGLCTAFGTLLPPLFHGQLGAIAHETSGQIILAGVAVCILAVAVNGAAGVSKEREITTEEKLEAGEADFSFAKGLAVAIFAGIMSSCFAFGLDAGAPIARIAKAQLAASHRLDLWQNLPVLVVVLWGGFLTNFVWSAILILKNRSIGQFTGASGTNPMRSAATRGDTLIDWDPRNIAAFERLTPRTLTLNYILAILAGVIWYFQFFFYSMGQTKMGKYDFSSWALHMASIIIFATLWGLVLREWKGTSTRTKLLVATGLFLLIASTVIIGYGNYVKAMQ; translated from the coding sequence TTGGGAACCAATCCATTCATCGGCGTCATCTTTCACTGGATCGGTGGCTTTGCCTCCGCCACCAACTTCATCCCGTTTCGCGGCATCAAGCGCTGGTCGTGGGAGATCTACTGGCTCATCCAGGGCTTCGCAGCGTGGATCATCGCGCCGATCGTCCTCGCCTCCATCTTCGTTCCCCACCTCTTCACCATCCTCCACGCCGCCCCGCACAACGCCCTCGTCTACGCCTTCGTCTGGGGAATCCTCTGGGGCATGGGCGGCCTTACCTTCGGCCTCGCCATCCGCTACCTCGGCATCGCCCTCGGCTACGCCATCGCGCTCGGCCTCTGCACCGCCTTCGGAACCCTGCTCCCACCGCTGTTTCATGGGCAACTCGGCGCCATCGCCCACGAGACCTCCGGCCAGATCATCCTTGCCGGTGTAGCCGTCTGCATCCTCGCCGTCGCCGTCAACGGAGCCGCAGGCGTCTCGAAGGAACGCGAGATCACCACCGAAGAAAAACTCGAAGCCGGGGAGGCAGACTTCTCCTTCGCCAAGGGCCTCGCCGTCGCCATCTTCGCCGGCATCATGAGCTCCTGCTTCGCCTTCGGCCTAGACGCCGGAGCCCCCATCGCCCGCATCGCCAAGGCACAACTTGCCGCCAGCCATCGCCTCGACCTCTGGCAGAACCTGCCCGTCCTCGTCGTCGTTCTCTGGGGAGGCTTCCTCACCAACTTCGTCTGGTCTGCAATCCTCATCCTCAAGAACCGCTCCATCGGCCAGTTCACCGGAGCCTCCGGGACCAACCCCATGCGCTCCGCCGCCACCCGCGGTGACACCCTCATCGACTGGGACCCGCGCAACATCGCCGCCTTCGAGCGCCTCACCCCGCGCACCCTCACCCTCAACTACATCCTCGCCATCCTCGCCGGAGTCATCTGGTACTTCCAGTTCTTCTTCTACTCCATGGGCCAGACGAAGATGGGCAAGTACGACTTCTCCAGCTGGGCGCTCCACATGGCCAGCATCATCATCTTCGCCACCCTCTGGGGCCTCGTCCTCCGCGAGTGGAAGGGCACCAGCACTCGCACCAAACTCCTCGTAGCCACCGGCCTCTTCCTCCTCATCGCCTCCACCGTCATCATCGGCTACGGCAACTACGTCAAAGCCATGCAGTAG
- a CDS encoding (Fe-S)-binding protein yields the protein MRVSLFITCYNDTLFPATGQAVVRVLERLGHTVEFPAGQTCCGQMHWNTGYQAEALPLLSRFVAQFKGAEAVVVPSSSCVAMMRDHYPKMALELDDAQLEADVAELLPKVFEFSEFLTKRLGLEDVGAYYPHRVTYHASCHGLRNLGLGDGPLRLLKAVRGIDLVPLAGLEQCCGFGGTFAVKNAEVSSAMLAEKITAVLNTKAEACTACDNSCLMHIEGALHRQRTGVRTVHLAEILAGVEG from the coding sequence CTGCGCGTCTCGCTGTTTATTACTTGTTATAACGACACGCTGTTTCCGGCGACGGGGCAGGCGGTAGTCCGTGTGCTGGAGCGGTTGGGGCATACGGTAGAGTTTCCGGCGGGCCAGACGTGCTGTGGCCAGATGCACTGGAATACGGGCTACCAGGCGGAGGCGCTGCCGTTATTGTCGCGGTTTGTGGCCCAGTTCAAGGGCGCTGAGGCAGTGGTGGTTCCTTCGTCGAGCTGTGTGGCGATGATGCGGGACCACTATCCGAAGATGGCTTTGGAGTTGGACGATGCTCAACTTGAGGCCGACGTGGCGGAGCTGCTGCCGAAGGTGTTTGAGTTTTCGGAGTTCCTGACGAAGCGGCTGGGGCTTGAGGATGTGGGGGCCTACTATCCGCATCGGGTGACGTACCACGCGAGCTGCCATGGGCTGCGGAATCTTGGATTGGGCGATGGTCCGCTGCGGCTGCTGAAGGCGGTGCGGGGGATCGACCTGGTGCCGCTGGCGGGGCTGGAGCAGTGCTGTGGGTTTGGCGGGACCTTCGCGGTGAAGAACGCGGAGGTATCGAGTGCGATGCTGGCGGAGAAGATTACGGCTGTCCTGAATACGAAGGCGGAGGCTTGTACGGCGTGCGACAACTCCTGCCTGATGCATATTGAAGGGGCGCTGCATCGGCAGAGGACCGGGGTGCGGACAGTACATCTGGCGGAGATTCTGGCCGGGGTGGAGGGTTAG
- a CDS encoding LutB/LldF family L-lactate oxidation iron-sulfur protein yields the protein MSGVALDPRTAVAFPMAARAAMGDTQLQKNVRHATDVIQAKRARVVGEMPDWQELRETGKQIRQHTMEHLDVYLEEFERNCTKAGGVVHWAQDAAEARQIIVGLAKAAGADEVIKIKSMTTEEIGLNAALEAAGIHPFETDLAELIIQLGQDQPSHIVVPALHKNRQQIRAIFQREMNLPDLGETPQDLADAARMFLREKFLRVKTGVSGANFLIAETGGVCVVESEGNGRMCLTLPETLITVAGIDKVVPRFQDLEVLLQLLPRSATGERMNPYNSIWTGVDARDGPKAFHVVLLDNGRSEILGDTEGRATLNCIRCGACQNACPVYRQTGGHAYGSVYAGPIGAILTPQLMQMEHAQSLPYASSLCGACYEVCPVKINIPEVLIHLRNKVVEQNGPMNPEALAMRAMGMIFRSERRFRAAQRLGRVAEMPLVRKDGLGEGWIGWLPGLLGGWTQVRDLQAMPKETFREWWEKRNG from the coding sequence ATGAGTGGAGTGGCTTTAGATCCGAGGACGGCGGTTGCGTTTCCGATGGCGGCGCGGGCGGCTATGGGGGATACGCAGCTGCAGAAGAACGTGCGTCATGCGACGGACGTGATCCAGGCGAAGCGGGCGCGCGTTGTAGGCGAGATGCCGGACTGGCAGGAGCTTCGCGAGACGGGCAAGCAGATTCGACAGCACACGATGGAACACCTTGATGTGTATCTCGAGGAGTTCGAGCGCAACTGCACGAAGGCTGGCGGCGTGGTGCATTGGGCGCAGGATGCGGCGGAGGCTCGGCAGATTATTGTCGGGCTGGCGAAGGCTGCGGGTGCGGACGAGGTCATCAAGATCAAGTCCATGACGACGGAGGAGATCGGGTTGAACGCGGCGCTTGAGGCTGCGGGGATTCATCCGTTTGAGACCGATCTGGCGGAGCTGATTATTCAGTTGGGACAGGATCAGCCATCGCATATCGTGGTGCCGGCGTTGCATAAGAATCGGCAGCAGATTCGGGCGATCTTTCAGCGGGAGATGAACCTGCCTGACCTGGGCGAGACGCCGCAGGACCTTGCGGATGCGGCGCGAATGTTTCTGCGGGAGAAGTTTCTGCGGGTGAAGACAGGGGTGAGTGGAGCGAACTTCCTGATCGCGGAGACGGGCGGCGTGTGCGTCGTCGAGAGCGAGGGGAATGGGCGGATGTGCCTGACACTGCCGGAGACGCTGATTACGGTGGCCGGGATCGACAAGGTGGTGCCGCGCTTTCAGGATCTCGAGGTGCTGCTGCAACTGCTGCCGCGGAGTGCTACGGGCGAGCGGATGAATCCGTACAACTCGATCTGGACGGGTGTGGACGCGAGAGACGGGCCAAAGGCCTTTCACGTGGTGCTGCTGGATAATGGGCGGTCTGAGATTCTTGGGGATACGGAGGGTCGCGCGACGCTGAATTGCATTCGGTGTGGGGCGTGCCAGAATGCCTGCCCGGTGTATCGGCAGACGGGCGGGCATGCGTATGGGAGCGTGTATGCGGGGCCGATCGGGGCGATCCTGACGCCGCAGTTGATGCAGATGGAGCACGCGCAGAGTCTGCCGTATGCGTCGAGTTTGTGTGGGGCCTGCTATGAGGTCTGTCCGGTGAAGATCAATATTCCGGAGGTGCTGATCCATCTGCGGAACAAGGTGGTGGAGCAGAACGGGCCGATGAATCCTGAGGCGCTGGCGATGCGCGCGATGGGAATGATCTTCCGGAGTGAGCGGCGGTTTCGAGCGGCGCAGCGGCTGGGGCGAGTGGCTGAGATGCCGCTGGTGCGCAAGGATGGTTTGGGCGAAGGATGGATTGGCTGGCTGCCGGGGCTGCTGGGCGGATGGACGCAGGTGCGGGATCTGCAGGCGATGCCGAAGGAGACGTTTCGGGAGTGGTGGGAGAAGCGTAATGGATAG
- a CDS encoding LutC/YkgG family protein — MDSRAVVLKKIRAAKGGASSEAAAGAAWAAIPRRFTQAATREHGAVLELLMDRLLDYDAQVSLVQPEAVRATVAGMLTARGVLRMVVPVGLPDAILPQGFEFVVDAGFSNAELDGFDGVLTMAKVAIAETGTVVLQNTAGQGRRAATLVPDYHLCVVRAADVVETVPEAMARLEGTAALATTFVSGPSATADIEMTRIKGVHGPRFLDVVLVAGGEEA, encoded by the coding sequence ATGGATAGCCGGGCTGTGGTGTTGAAGAAGATTCGGGCGGCGAAGGGTGGAGCTTCGAGTGAGGCTGCGGCGGGTGCTGCCTGGGCGGCGATTCCGCGAAGGTTTACGCAGGCGGCTACACGGGAGCATGGTGCGGTGCTGGAGCTGCTGATGGATCGGCTGCTGGACTATGACGCGCAGGTTTCGCTGGTTCAACCTGAAGCTGTGCGGGCTACCGTTGCGGGGATGCTGACGGCGCGGGGCGTGCTGCGGATGGTTGTGCCTGTTGGGCTGCCTGACGCAATCCTGCCGCAGGGGTTTGAGTTTGTGGTCGATGCCGGGTTTTCGAATGCGGAGCTTGACGGCTTCGATGGTGTGTTGACGATGGCTAAGGTGGCGATTGCGGAGACGGGTACGGTGGTGCTGCAGAACACGGCGGGGCAGGGTCGGCGAGCGGCAACGCTGGTGCCGGACTATCACCTGTGCGTGGTGCGGGCGGCCGATGTGGTGGAGACGGTTCCAGAGGCGATGGCGCGGCTAGAGGGAACGGCGGCGCTGGCGACTACGTTTGTTTCTGGACCTTCGGCTACGGCGGATATCGAGATGACGCGGATCAAGGGCGTGCATGGTCCGCGGTTTCTGGATGTGGTTCTTGTGGCTGGGGGAGAGGAGGCTTAA
- a CDS encoding TIM barrel protein → MAEAQDVERVWKALDEFRIEVPSWGFANTGTRFGKFVQAGAATNIEEKFADAAEVNALTGASPTVALHVLWDLPNGLADVPAIEALEKKYCVTSGSINPNLFQEQEYKYGSIANPSAEIREKALAHLLCSVAVGRALGSKDVSLWIADGSNYPGTQSVRHRIEWMSEVLGKTHAALGPEQRMLVEYKPFEPAFYHTDVADWGMALELARRAGPQAKVLVDTGHHALGTNIEQIVAWLLHTGSLGGFHFNDRKYADDDLTLGSIDPYQVFRIFHEILSASDEERAGVAFMIDQSHNLKGKMEAMVQTVVAAQELYAKAALVDRARLTELQQSCRLVEAEECFRGAFWMDVRPIVREWRAARGLPVDPLAMLYESGYVEQVARERGAKNAGSVSSYA, encoded by the coding sequence GTGGCGGAAGCGCAGGATGTGGAGCGGGTTTGGAAGGCGTTGGATGAGTTTCGCATCGAGGTTCCTTCGTGGGGATTCGCCAATACGGGGACGCGGTTTGGAAAGTTTGTGCAGGCTGGAGCGGCTACGAACATCGAGGAGAAGTTTGCCGATGCGGCTGAGGTGAATGCGCTGACGGGTGCGAGTCCTACGGTGGCGCTGCATGTGTTGTGGGACCTGCCGAATGGCCTGGCAGATGTTCCGGCGATCGAGGCGTTGGAGAAGAAGTATTGTGTGACGAGTGGTTCGATCAATCCGAACCTCTTCCAAGAGCAGGAGTATAAGTACGGGTCGATTGCGAATCCCAGTGCGGAGATCAGGGAGAAGGCGCTGGCTCACCTGCTGTGTTCGGTCGCGGTTGGGCGGGCGCTGGGATCGAAGGATGTGTCGCTGTGGATTGCGGATGGGTCGAACTATCCGGGAACGCAGAGCGTTCGCCATCGCATCGAGTGGATGAGCGAGGTGCTGGGGAAGACGCATGCGGCGCTTGGTCCGGAGCAGCGGATGCTGGTGGAGTACAAGCCGTTCGAGCCTGCTTTTTACCACACGGATGTGGCGGACTGGGGCATGGCGCTGGAGCTTGCGCGGCGTGCCGGGCCGCAGGCGAAGGTGCTTGTAGACACGGGGCACCATGCGCTCGGGACAAACATCGAGCAGATTGTGGCGTGGCTGCTGCATACGGGATCGCTGGGCGGGTTCCACTTCAACGACCGGAAGTATGCGGATGATGACCTGACGCTTGGCTCGATCGATCCGTACCAGGTGTTTCGGATCTTCCATGAGATTTTGAGCGCGAGTGATGAAGAGCGTGCCGGTGTGGCCTTCATGATCGACCAGAGCCATAACCTGAAGGGCAAGATGGAGGCGATGGTGCAGACGGTCGTCGCGGCACAGGAGCTGTATGCGAAGGCTGCGCTGGTGGATCGGGCGCGGTTGACGGAGCTGCAGCAGAGTTGTCGGCTGGTCGAGGCGGAGGAGTGCTTTCGCGGAGCCTTCTGGATGGATGTTCGACCGATTGTGCGGGAGTGGCGGGCTGCGCGAGGGCTACCCGTGGATCCGTTGGCGATGCTGTATGAGAGTGGGTATGTGGAGCAGGTGGCGAGGGAGCGTGGGGCTAAGAACGCCGGGAGTGTTTCTAGTTATGCTTGA